A genomic stretch from Theobroma cacao cultivar B97-61/B2 chromosome 4, Criollo_cocoa_genome_V2, whole genome shotgun sequence includes:
- the LOC18602553 gene encoding putative NAC domain-containing protein 94: MISTGFRFNPTDEELIEILIEKVSGNITMSFDFIVERNIYELEPQNLLWIQSVALNNNERYYYCKREGDSREVSGRGWWKATSHVKTISANGRVVGYKRPLTFHRFRDNERKRKGAIKTDWIMHEYALHSIPTDWRLCKIKYKGKERLEEDLENIRNSSGPMSLEAAGGCSSSINPMQLDQFAFKEQQLQPQPLLLPLTLINNDYENYFGSNSNSNTRFEISVGVQQQGMELISLFDPSWMPLMATPSHMASQQHKQSAEPREAQSPFPDLWSSWENWHRPPLSSKY, from the exons ATGATTTCAACTGGATTTAGATTCAACCCTACCGATGAAGAGCTTATCGAAATCTTGATAGAAAAAGTATCTGGGAATATAACGATGTCTTTTGATTTCATTGttgaaagaaatatttatgAATTAGAGCCGCAAAATCTTCTAT GGATTCAAAGCGTGGCCTTAAACAATAACGAAAGGTATTACTACTGTAAGAGGGAGGGTGATTCTAGAGAGGTGTCGGGTCGAGGATGGTGGAAGGCCACCAGTCATGTCAAGACAATTTCTGCTAATGGACGAGTGGTGGGTTACAAAAGGCCCTTAACATTTCACAGGTTTAGGGATAACGAAAGAAAGCGCAAAGGTGCGATCAAGACTGACTGGATCATGCATGAATATGCCCTTCACTCTATTCCAACT GACTGGAGACTCTGTAAGATTAAGtacaaaggaaaagaaaggctTGAAGAAGACTTGGAAAATATCAGAAATAGTTCTGGTCCGATGAGTTTAGAAGCTGCTGGTGGCTGTAGTAGTTCCATAAATCCCATGCAGTTGGATCAGTTTGCTTTTAAGGAACAGCAGCTGCAGCCGCAGCCATTGCTGCTGCCATTAACCCTTATTAACAatgattatgaaaattattttgggtCAAACTCAAACTCAAACACAAGATTTGAAATATCGGTTGGTGTGCAGCAGCAAGGAATGGAGCTAATCTCCTTATTTGATCCAAGTTGGATGCCGCTGATGGCTACACCAAGCCACATGGCATCCCAACAACACAAGCAATCGGCTGAGCCCAGGGAAGCTCAATCTCCATTTCCAGACCTGTGGTCCAGCTGGGAGAATTGGCATCGACCCCCTCTTTCCTCCAAATATTAA